In a genomic window of Micromonospora cremea:
- a CDS encoding DUF3093 domain-containing protein yields the protein MSPSSSAGQPPVAARTAYVERLDLPWWLWLTGLVAAALLAVEIWMGAGGVRAWLPFAVLLPATAAGLWWLGRIRVAVADGELRVDDARLPVRFVADVVPLDVAGRREVLGVGADPLAFVVQRPWIGGAVQVVLDDPADPTPFWVVSTRHPVELAEALLTARDARARVDRTAGEPG from the coding sequence ATGTCGCCCTCTTCGTCCGCCGGTCAGCCGCCGGTCGCGGCCCGCACGGCGTACGTCGAACGGCTGGATCTGCCCTGGTGGTTGTGGCTGACCGGCCTGGTGGCCGCCGCGCTGCTGGCCGTCGAGATCTGGATGGGCGCCGGCGGCGTCCGCGCCTGGCTGCCGTTCGCGGTGCTGCTGCCGGCCACCGCGGCCGGGCTGTGGTGGCTGGGCCGGATCCGGGTCGCGGTCGCCGACGGTGAGCTGCGGGTGGACGACGCCCGACTGCCGGTGCGCTTCGTGGCGGACGTGGTGCCGCTGGACGTGGCCGGCCGCCGTGAGGTGCTCGGGGTGGGCGCGGACCCGCTCGCCTTCGTGGTCCAGCGGCCGTGGATCGGCGGGGCCGTGCAGGTGGTGCTCGACGACCCGGCCGACCCGACCCCGTTCTGGGTGGTGAGCACCCGGCATCCGGTCGAGCTGGCCGAGGCGCTGCTGACCGCCCGGGACGCCCGAGCCCGCGTCGACCGCACAGCCGGCGAGCCGGGCTGA
- the dut gene encoding dUTP diphosphatase: protein MTDVVPVPVRLLDAELPLPAYAHPGDAGADLVAAADVELPPGGRALVPTGVAIALPEGYVGLVHPRSGLAARLGVTVLNAPGTVDAGYRGEILVNLINHDRETPAKISRGDRIAQLVVQRVARARFEPVAELPGSQRGTGGHGSTGGHAGLVPSPAGPDRVEQRLNEPSRGQTEEVAG, encoded by the coding sequence GTGACCGACGTCGTACCCGTGCCCGTACGGCTGCTCGATGCCGAGCTGCCGCTGCCTGCGTACGCCCATCCCGGCGACGCCGGGGCCGACCTGGTGGCGGCCGCGGACGTGGAGTTGCCGCCCGGCGGCCGGGCCCTGGTGCCCACCGGCGTGGCCATCGCGCTGCCGGAGGGGTACGTGGGCCTGGTCCATCCCCGCTCCGGCCTGGCGGCCAGGCTCGGCGTGACGGTGCTCAACGCGCCCGGTACGGTCGACGCCGGCTACCGGGGTGAGATCCTGGTCAACCTGATCAACCATGATCGGGAGACGCCGGCGAAGATCTCCCGCGGCGACCGGATCGCGCAGCTCGTGGTCCAGCGGGTCGCGCGGGCGCGGTTCGAGCCGGTGGCCGAGCTGCCCGGGTCCCAGCGCGGGACCGGTGGGCACGGCTCCACCGGTGGACACGCCGGGCTGGTGCCGTCGCCGGCGGGCCCGGACCGGGTCGAGCAGCGGCTGAACGAGCCGAGCCGCGGGCAGACGGAAGAGGTGGCAGGGTGA